One window of Oryza brachyantha chromosome 12, ObraRS2, whole genome shotgun sequence genomic DNA carries:
- the LOC102701318 gene encoding cation/H(+) antiporter 15-like has product METAANMSAGAATVKPLAAACYDNNLVNSQGMFLGDQPLRFSLPLLLVQVSLILTLSAAAHHVLRRLGQCRFVTHMLVGIFLGPSVLGRNPQLRGALFSERGTYILESVSLVALILFLFSMAVKTDLTLLRRPTARALAVGLAGCLVPLAVTLPVFHALSPSLPADLRGSSLLTELAVRLSLSSFPVVADALSELDLLNSELGRVALTASLITDVTSWFLRACFAAAFLITEAKSPVFTAKVLASFATFVLFVAFVARPAGRYIAQKRTPAGDLLSEGSFVVVVIAALLSALVTDVIGFKFMIGPMMLGLALPGGMPIGATMTERLDSFFIALFLPVYMALAGYRTDLAELGLAGGEHEEKFCALELFVALCVAGKMVGCVAAGLFFAMPFREATVLALMLNIRGIVEVAAINNWGDTMKATAEHYSTLTLSMVVITAVVTPLIKLLYDPSGRFARAKRRTLEGAPPNAEIRVLPCLFLEDHAAPLLDLLEASGSSHDAPMSLIVLHLTELIGHAASVLKPHKKSRSGSGGNPTPSDRIVNAFRYFEQQATPGAVTVSPYVAASPYSSMHHDVCLLAHSRKANLILLPFHKSSDGARSTANNAIRAVNRSVLQYAPCSVAILVDHGLAAGSACATASNSTLQRVAMYFLGGADDREALAYVARMVEGGGVAVTVVRLKLRNWVGMGGRDEVRDEEALQAFWLRYSSRDGGERVAYVEQTVEDGEGTASVVRAMSDKFDLVVVGRRGGGEGDDLEGSALTSGLSEWSECPELGVLGDMLASAEFASKVSILVVQQQQHAGTAVDP; this is encoded by the coding sequence ATGGAGACGGCTGCAAACATgtcggcgggggcggcgacggtgaagccgctggcggcggcgtgctaCGACAACAACCTCGTGAACTCGCAGGGCATGTTCCTCGGAGACCAGCCGCTGCGCTtctccctcccgctcctcctcgtccaGGTCTCCCTCATCCTcaccctctccgccgccgcccaccacgtcctccgccgcctcggccagTGCCGCTTCGTCACCCACATGCTCGTCGGCATCTTCCTCGGCCCCTCCGTCCTCGGCCGCAACCCCCAGCTCCGCGGCGCGCTCTTCTCCGAGCGCGGCACCTACATCCTCGAGAGCGTCTCCCTCGTTGCCctcatcctcttcctcttctccatGGCCGTCAAGACCGATCTCacgctgctccgccgccccaccgcACGCgcactcgccgtcggcctcgcAGGCTGCCTCGTCCCGCTCGCCGTCACCCTCCCCGTCTTCCACGCGCTCagcccctccctccccgctgACCTGCGCGGCTCCTCGCTCCTCACCGAGCTCGCCGTCCGCCTCtcgctctcctccttccccgtcgtcgccgatgcGCTCTCGGAGCTCGACCTCCTCAACTCTGAGCTCGGCCGCGTCGCGCTCACCGCCTCGCTCATCACCGACGTCACCTCGTGGTTCCTCCGCGCCTGCTTCGCCGCCGCATTCCTCATCACGGAGGCCAAGTCGCCGGTTTTCACGGCCAAGGTGCTCGCCTCCTTCGCCACTTTCGTCCTCTTCGTCGCCTTCGTCGCGCGCCCCGCCGGCCGCTACATCGCGCAAAAGCGCACGCCGGCGGGGGACCTCCTCTCGGAGGGCTCCTTCGTGGTGGTGGTCATCGCGGCGCTGCTGTCAGCGCTGGTCACCGACGTGATTGGGTTCAAGTTCATGATCGGGCCCATGATGCTCGGCCTGGCGCTCCCCGGCGGCATGCCCATCGGCGCCACCATGACGGAGCGCCTCGACTCCTTCTTCATCGCGCTCTTCCTGCCTGTCTACATGGCGCTGGCCGGGTACCGCACCGACCTGGCGGAGCTGGgcctggccggcggcgagcacgagGAGAAGTTCTGCGCGCTGGAGCTGTTCGTGGCGCTCTGCGTCGCCGGCAAGATGGTGGGGTGCGTCGCCGCGGGGCTCTTCTTCGCCATGCCGTTCCGGGAGGCCACGGTGCTGGCGCTGATGCTCAACATCCGCGGCATCGTGGAGGTGGCCGCCATCAATAATTGGGGGGACACCATgaaggcgacggcggagcACTACTCGACGCTGACTCTGTCCATGGTGGTCATcacggcggtggtgacgccgCTGATCAAGCTGCTGTACGACCCGTCGGGGAGGTTCGCGCGCGCGAAGCGGCGGACGCTGGAGGGCGCGCCGCCCAACGCGGAGATACGCGTGCTGCCCTGCCTCTTCCTCGAGGACCACGCTGCGCCGCTGCTCGACCTCCTCGAGGCGTCGGGGTCCTCGCATGACGCCCCCATGTCGCTCATCGTGCTCCACCTCACCGAGCTCATCGGCCACGCCGCGTCCGTGCTCAAGCCCCACAAGAAGTCAcggagcggcagcggcggcaaccCGACGCCGTCCGACCGCATCGTGAACGCGTTCCGGTACTTCGAGCAGCAGGCGACGCCCGGGGCGGTGACGGTGAGCCCGTAcgtggcggcgtcgccgtACAGCAGCATGCACCACGACGTGTGCCTCCTGGCGCACAGCCGGAAGGCCAACCTCATCCTGCTTCCGTTCCACAAGTCGTCGGACGGCGCGCGGAGCACGGCGAACAACGCGATCCGCGCCGTCAACCGGTCGGTGCTGCAGTACGCGCCGTGCTCGGTGGCCATCCTGGTGGACCACGGGCTGGCGGCCGGGTCAGCGTGCGCGACGGCGTCGAACAGCACGCTGCAGAGGGTGGCCATGTACTTCCTGGGCGGGGCGGACGACCGCGAGGCGCTGGCGTACGTGGCGCGGAtggtggagggcggcggcgtggcggtgaCGGTGGTGCGGCTGAAGCTGCGGAACTGGGTGGGGATGGGAGGGCGCGACGAGGTGAGGGACGAGGAGGCGCTGCAGGCGTTCTGGCTGAGGTACAGCAgcagggacggcggcgagcgggtgGCGTACGTGGAGCAGACGGTGGAGGACGGGGAGGGGACGGCGTCGGTGGTGCGCGCCATGAGCGACAAGTTCGacctggtggtggtggggcggcgaggcggaggggagggcgaCGACCTGGAGGGGTCggcgctgacgagcgggctgTCGGAGTGGAGCGAGTGCCCGGAGCTGGGAGTGCTGGGCGACATGCTGGCCTCCGCCGAGTTCGCCTCCAAGGTCTCCATCCTCGTcgtccagcagcagcagcacgccgGCACCGCCGTCGATCCCTGA